A stretch of the Notamacropus eugenii isolate mMacEug1 chromosome 2, mMacEug1.pri_v2, whole genome shotgun sequence genome encodes the following:
- the LOC140522645 gene encoding taste receptor type 2 member 10-like, with amino-acid sequence MPGVLESIFMTVACGVCLLGILANGFIGLVNCIDCMKTRRMTLIDFILTGLAISRIGTLWSLITLNILDFFNFRIVFISNWMFSEVVWNFSNNSSAWFVSCLSIFYFLKIANFSHPAFLWLKWRINKVVLRMLMGGLLISLFVFLPLTERIVKIHLIPINQENKTNIAHNNQGLNTLKFSTLILINTGGFVPFTLSLIACFLLILSLWRHTQKMHLKVTGSRDPSTEAHVRAMKAIISFLFLFVLYYLGLAMGALNLSLFCSKPVSVFTLIVTNVYPTTHSIILILSHTKLKQASLRVLGKLKDFFTV; translated from the coding sequence ATGCCAGGTGTGCTGGAGAGCATCTTTATGACTGTGGCGTGTGGAGTGTGCCTCTTGGGGATTTTGGCTAATGGCTTCATTGGACTAGTAAATTGTATTGACTGCATGAAGACCAGAAGAATGACCTTAATTGATTTCATCCTTACTGGCTTGGCCATCTCAAGGATTGGTACATTGTGGTCACTAATAACACTGAACAttttggattttttcaattttagaATAGTTTTCATTAGCAATTGGATGTTTTCAGAAGTTGTTTGGAACTTCAGCAATAATTCTAGTGCCTGGTTTGTAAGTTGCCTTAGTATCTTCTATTTCCTGAAGATTGCCAACTTCTCTCATCCTGCCTTCCTCTGGTTGAAGTGGAGAATTAACAAGGTGGTCCTCAGGATGCTGATGGGAGGCTTGCTCATATCCTTGTTCGTTTTCCTTCCATTGACAGAGAGAATTGTTAAGATCCATTTAATTCCAATcaatcaagaaaataaaacaaatattgctCATAATAACCAAGGATTGAACACCCTAAAGTTTTCAACTCTGATTCTTATTAATACTGGGGGGTTTGTCCCCTTTACTCTATCCCTTATCGCCTGTTTCCTGTTAATACTATCCTTGTGGAGGCATACCCAGAAGATGCATCTCAAGGTCACAGGCTCCAGGGATCCCAGCACAGAGGCCCATGTGAGGGCTATGAAAGCCATAAtctcattcctctttctctttgtacTATACTATTTGGGTCTCGCTATGGGGGCCTTAAACCTATCTCTGTTTTGCAGTAAACCTGTGTCAGTGTTTACACTGATAGTCACGAATGTTTATCCCACAACTCACTCTATTATCCTAATCCTAAGTCACACCAAGCTAAAGCAGGCCTCTCTGAGGGTACTAGGGAAGCTCAAAGACTTTTTCACGGTCTAA